tagaattttatggcttcaacacgtCCCAATAAAGCTGGGactgggaatgttttttttttttttttatatacgtaggtatacggagccccatacatttgctaaactgagggaacggattactaaactgagggtacagtttactaaactgagggtacagattactaaattgagggtacagtttactaaactgagggaacagattatcaatgaattttatttttctcataccttggcaccaggggggctccgtagtaTTATGATGCAAACGATCTGACACACAGGCAGGAGTTAAAATCACCACATATTGCTGTTCCTGTGCATTTTAAAGCAATACCATGCAAATTCGCAGTTCAACGTTCactaattcacattttattctgTGGAACGCATACTTAgtgtttgtgctctttctgaaacacccCGTCTAAAGTGGACAGTCCTAATGCTTGATAACTGTCGATTGTtagtgtaaacacacacacacacacacacagacacacacaaaaccccTTGTAGTACAGACTGTTTTCGAGGAAGTATGTTAAAGCGGTACATCTCAACTGATAGACaatctttgtatgtcagggaggagctaactaaatttagcctgggttgttaagaAAAGTTACAAAGAATCTTCGCCGCATGTACACCCGCATCTGATTATGTGTAAGCCATTAACTTTTAAttaatgtaagatgagtttaaaATTATACTAGTTTTTGTGGATCATagtttgttgtatactgaagtaTAAAgtattaagcaaaaaaaaaaaaggccgggTATTCAATTACTTGCATTTTCTTGTTAATAGCAAAAAATAGCAGCTATTCGCGCCAGGGCTTCGATCCTATCCCCCACAAAAAGCCAGCGTTGACTGAAAATCCAACTCAATTCTGCTCTGGAGTCAGTAGTGACAtgcttacatttcaaaataaggaTTGACTTTGAGCCTACTTGTGCAAAAAAACCTGGGGACAAATAAGGGCTGCTGTGTCGACGTCCTCTGATAAATTACAGAAGGAAGAGATAAAAGTCTGCCTGGCTGGCTAAAGGCGTATTTTGAGGGCGCTGTCATGCTCTAAGTCGTTATGCTTATGTAACATTATCAGTGACTGTATGCTGGGGTAACATGATCCATGCTGCCCTGTTGTGaagagcttgttttttttaaatctcgaTTTACGTTGCTGCTTTTGAAGTTTTCAGCTACATGTCTAGCTGCAAATAAGTGTGAAAGTAGAAGCTGCTGTTGAGAATGTGGCTAACATACCTAGTGTACTGAGCATGGATATATCAAGAGACATGTCGGGGTAGTTTTTCAGTGACATGAAGTCCAACACGGAACTGCTCTCTCCAAGACCAGTGTCATCCACCATcttaacacaaaaataacaacttGAGTCAAAGCATAGATGTACTTGGACTTAAATGCAGCCCACACGCAACCCACCTGCATGTCGCAGAGGCCTGTCTTGGTTTCGTCAGGTTTCAGCATCATATTTCTCTTCTGAGAAACAAGTTATCAGGGGTCACATTTGAGGTTTACGTCATGATTTGTATGTAACAATGGAGCAACCCACATACCTGCCGGATCTGACTGGTGGCTTTCGTGTGATCGCCTGCAGTCATCTTATCCAGAAGTCCATCGACCCACTGCTTGGTGACACTTCCACAGCCCTTTACAAAGTCCAGAATGCTGAGAGTGGGGGGAAATAGTTCAAGAGCTGAAATTGGTGCCACTGTTATCactaaatatattatttttcagtGGCGACTCCCCATCCCTACCTCAGAGCACATTGTACCCCCGTTTCATCTCCATACGCAGAGCACAGCAAGTCCGACTCATCAGGTAGCAAGTCTGGAAAGACGGAGTTCTTCTGGACGCTCTGAATGTTGTAGGCACTGCTCAGGAACGTCACTGAAAAGCAAGGACAGCAATTTTTAGCTGGAAACAAATTCTAGAGAAAGCATTTTAATAATGTACCTTTGTGTCTCCTGTCATCTTTGAAGCCAAGTGTTGTTAATCCAGGAAGAAGCTTATTTGACAATGAAGTCAAGTCCACTTTGTGGGTCTCCTCTTCTGCAAAAGTGAAGacaagtgtgagtatttttccAATTCTTAACATCCAGAAAATACAGAgttgcccaaaaaaaatcatttcttaCTCTAACATATCcaattttctttcaaatgaTTTGTAAAAGTTTATCTTAAGTTtaagtttgttgttttgttttacttttagttttttttcctcagggtGAAGAATAACATTGACTAGCAATGAAAAGGCATTTTATATGTTAGAAATATGCGCAAACATAGTCAACCAAgtgtgcagtacattttcaaggaaataaaaaaaaaatacaccaaccAGAGATTTGTATATGGCACAAAAGATTCAAAGAGGAaggcaaaaggaaaatgtttgtcGAGTCATAAAATGTAGGAATTttgataaatcttttttttgttgttttttttaaacatgagcCTATTTAAATGTTTGCCTAGAACATGGATGGAAGTAGCTAGATATTCATGTTTCAAATGATGTCAAATTTTTGGAATCCCTCAGTATAACAAGAATTTGGGGGTAGAAAACATGCAATGTTATCAAACCTTCTGCATCGGGATCGAGCTGATTGACCACAGTGTACAAAAGAGAAGTGTCGGTGTCTTTCTGCAAGTAGCCTATCTAAAAGCAATGAGCAGACATAACAGTGTAAAAAAGCGCTGATACACTGGAAACATGATCAAACCTATTGCAACACGTAGCGGCCGTGCGGGATAGGGGATGGCGAGAACACCACCTTCGAGTTTGGCATGTATCTGTTGATCCGATCTCGGGCTTCATCTGCCGAATGTTCCACCAGGGCAAGAACGTGTTCCTCTGCTGTGCTGTCTGTCAGGCTGCAGGCGCTCCCCTCTGGCTCAAACAGGTAGCTGAAATCAGAGAAGCCAGGAGGTGACACCATTTATTCTCAGTTTACTGAATTTGATTCCTCCTCCAGGAGACAACATATCATCAAATCACATGAAGAAAGCCCTGAGGTAACTTACTTCATGTCCTTCACGGGTTGTTTTTTGGACTTTTTGGCTGATTCCACTGGAATAGGAATTGTCTCCGTTGGAGGTATATCAGCTGCAAGTTCTTCGTCCCCCAAGATGGCTTCCATGTCCTGCATGAAAGACATGCTGCGCTTCAAAACCAACAGGCGATcctgacaacaaaaaaatggaatcatTTAATGCCATATCCAtctgaaatatactgtatatttgaatgtatactgtatacactacTCCCAAATGTTTTTAGATGAAATTATTGTATGAAGTAAAATGCACTATGGCATTTACAGGTGAAGTTAATTTgacctctaaacttttgaatgcacgtccaaatgtttctgtactttttgtacaacttgcttttctctaacaaggagctgaatggccaATTCATAACAGGTGTTTTGATACATTTCCTTCTCCAAATAGAagtggtatttaaacagtcctctttatcatgctgttcacattgcATCATCATGAGACCAAAAAGACACCTAACTTATTGATTGGCAGTGCCTCGCCATtgtgaggcttcaaacaggatgttctcagatgGAAGGGCCACTGAGCTTAGCGTGTCATCAGGGGGTTTCAACAGATACAAACAGGCCAGAAGACTCACAAAAAGGTATAGAAGTGGACGTTCTTGGAAATGTTTCAGGAATCAAGCGCTGTTGTGAATTGTGTCATtaagctccttgttagagaacagcaaattGTGCAGAAACACTGAACAATTGGACGCGTGCATTCAAATTTTTAGAAGTCAAATTAAGTTCCGCtgcaaaggttatagtgcattttaggttcatcctgaaatttcacccgaaaccCCAATGTCGGCATCTTTTTCtgagtactgtatgtaattgcAGTGTGACTCACacgtacaaaaaatacaatcatacACAAGTATTGGAATTGGTCATTACACCAACAGAAAGTGAAAATAAGGCGTTtatttgcagctataacagcttccatTCTTCTGGAAAGACTTTTAAAGAATTTGGAGTATGTCCAGGTTTTTTAATTTGTCCATTAATGCTGTAGAAAAATGATGTAGGGACTGAGAAAAGGCCTAACTATGAAACAATCTAATAATCTGACAAGGTGCAATAGCTACGTATTATGTGCAATACAGGCCAGTGGCCAATCAGACTCCTCTCCTCTGCATCTGCATTTGTGCACACAGAAGTATTCAGACTTTTGTCCCAGTTGGTCAATGAAGACTATACCATTACCTTGCTCATCATCTTAAAACCGGTATGGAGAAGTTTTTTGGCTGCCTTGTAGTAGaccgtctctggacggttgtacACCATGGCGTTGTCACACATCAGTTTAAAGTCCGCCTAAAGAACACAATGGATTCAAACGGGCAGAACGTCAAACATCATTCCAATTTGCTACTTTTTATCcaagtgatcattttgaccaGTGGCTCTTGTATGAAGCCTTATCTCACCTTGAATTCTGTCACTGTGTTGTACTCATTGTTTGTAATCTTGTCTTTCATGGTGCTGAAGTCCATCGGATGCTTGATGATCATTGAGTAATTGGGAGCAATCGCATCGGTTACTGGGAAGGCAAAGAACCCATGGGCATCTTTTCTGTGAGGACAAATGATAATAAACACCATTGTTAGACCAGTTTTTGATGGACAATATTGCGGCTGTGAGCCTGCATGGATTACGCTTCTAAAATGGAGCGTTTACATCCATAATCTTCCTTTCCCTCACCTCTGCAGCTGTCGAATGAAATGCTCAAGTAAAAGTTGGCGAGGAGTGGACTCATTCTCTGTATTGGGCGAAACAAAAGACAATGTAGTATGTATGAAAATTCATGATACATTTTCTTCTTTATAATGGTAATAACGCAAGTTCGTCCTTGCCATGCTGTGTCCGACATGCTCGCACGGGCCTGTCTCCTTGGTGCTCGACTTCTACCTTCACACCGGGGTGAAATTCCTCAAATTCAGGCTCACTCTCAAATTTCTccttcttccttttcttttcttctggcTGATTGATAACATCATTCGTGTGATTACCACAGTCAAAACTGGAATTCCGAGTAGACGCGTCACCTTTAAAGACTTAAATTAGCATTCCTCACCTCTACTTTTATATTTAGAGTTTTTGATATTGTGAAAGGTTCAACAGGCACCCCAGTGCTAACTGCAGTGGCTGCTGCTGCCTCCGATTCGTtctgctctcgctctctcttcttcctcttttcttcctATAAAATGACAGACAAGCTATaattagaaaaaacaaaaattcacttTGACGCTGAAATCTACTGTGTGTGTAATAAAAATTGACCTTCCGTCGTTTTCTCTCTCCATCGTCCACATACTTGTCCTTAtcagactttttctttttcttcttctttttctctttgtggCGCTCATGGTCTGATCTGTCGTCATAGTAGCTGGAGTCATGGCCCGAACCTGAGAGTTCTGTCACTTCGCTCCCTCCGACTTTGAGCACAAGCTTCAGTGGCTTCTCCAATGCCTTGTCCTCATAGTCTGAAAACAATTTTTCATTAGGAAGTTATCAAAACAAGTATAAGATACAATTGTTTCAGATTACCTTTTCACTTATTAAGCCAGTGGGATTTGATGTATTTTATGATGCTTTCTCTTTGGGAAATGTTACGCAAAAgcatttatactttttttttttaaggcaattaGAATCCTCTCAGAATTGTTTGGTGAATGTTGCCCCTGGGACAAGCCACAAGTCGCAACAACATTTATAGGACATTGTCATATGTAATGCAAAAGTTCCTgaactggtgtcacaaaacatatttaaaatccaaactacaatTTTATCTTTTTGAAGTGACTCTCTGGAGTCAAACTCACTTTCCTAGCCTTCTCTCTTCATGCTCTCCTAGAAGCGATGTTCTTctcagccaggaactgtcagatgctcaaggcattgtgagcaggtgtgttgtcatggtgaagcagtacTCTTGCCTCTTCTCGTGCCCTAAACAAAGTAAACGCCGCAAGATCTGTTTAAAGATATGCTGGTTGATCATCTGGCCTAGACTACTCGTAGTTTGggttggaaatatatatattttgtgacaccagtcctttTCTAACACACCTTGTATGTTCAACAGTTCTCTACCTATGtaagagatttttatttattttcttaacttTAACTGTCTCATTATGAACCctgaatttgaaataatttttaaaaatgattaggTGGGCATGAAACCTTTTAGGATGTTAATATTCTCATAATAAATATAAGCCGTGATATCCgcataatacttttttaaacaaaactagGATCACTAAAATGCACTAATCcggtaaataaacaataaatgtaatgtaataaatgTATGTGCAGCTGTACTTTACGTGCATAAAACAGTGTAGTAACGTGAAAACAGTGCTACTTATGTCTACTTTATAACTAACAGAAAAGCTAAAATTAAACCGTCACAGAAGTGTAATGTGCAATAGGTGATTATATTTAAAGCCTCTACAaatatgaatgtaaacaaactacATTCGCTGCCATTGCTAGCCAGTAAAGCTAGCACAAAgatagcaacaacaaaaattagtaACTATCCTTAACTGACAAAAAGCCCAAAATGCTTTCAAATACCATCCACTGTTCGCCACTCCGGTTTATGCTTCTTGTGTTTCTTCCCCATTTCGCAATATTTACACTCAAAACGTGGGTTTATTCAGTCTGCTTAGCAGGCGTTATCGTTAGCATTGGACATAGCATAACGCTGCCGCTAACCGGAAATGAGGACAGACAAAATGTGTTTAGTATTTCCGGTTCAGAAAACAGCGCGCTGAGTTCGAGCCTTTTGAAATCGTCGGATCATCTTCTACTCGATAAACGTCAGCCTCGCGTCTATAAAAGTACAGTTTAGTatgcttattttatttacatttagtcTGACTATCTTTGGTTTAATGACTATGACAACACTTGGCTGTCGTGCTAACCTACCTAGCTAGGTGTAGTGTATAGTCAAccatatagtatagtatagtatagtatagtatagtattgtATAGTATATAGTATAGTCCACCATTTGTCACACTCGAAGCACAAGTTAGGAAAGTTGATAATGTTTTTAAGTTTTTCATTCGTCAAATTCAAAGCACAAGAGTAGCAGGGAAAGCtgagaatgttttatttttttatttgttctccCCTCATAATGTTTTTCGTCTATCAACAGGAATGGAAAGTGACAACATGGATGCGGGAAACCAAAAAACGATACATGTGGAGGTCCATGTTAAATCCCAAAGGTGGGTTATCTTCTAAATTGAGTCTATTAGATTGGTTgttctttttcaatttcatcaGTCGTACCTGTGCTTCCATGAGTGCAGCCAATAATGGCAACACTTACAGTATATCTACTATAATTAATTTAGTAATGGGAATATCATTGTCCCTGCTTATCACCATAGCAgaaatttttttcttaatacaaTGAATGTTGTACACACTGTTTCTCGCTTCTGTTATGAATAGGGACTACATAAATGGACATGACTAGATAATTTTGTCAAGAAATTATGCATATCTCTTAACTCTTGAATTATTGTTATAAGTAGTTGCATTGTATTCTCTTAGCCACAATAGTGCTGTGATTAAAGTATTTGCCAGTTAAATGTTGATAGTAGTGAAGGCGAGATGAAGCTTCTTGATGCTCGTAACACTTAAGCCAATTAGTTCGAGTAATATTACTATACTATTATAAAAACTCAAGTAGCCTATACAAACTATAAAATATTTATCTGCGCTTACTGcaactctatatatatatttaataaacccacacattttaaatgtaggCTGCATGACTGGTTTATATTGCTGTCAGACCTCAAGCCATAATCACGTGAAACAGCCAGGCAGCGACTTCTTCcataaatgaagcaagcctcgataCGCGCTTTACGGAAACACCCCTTCCATTACCCGACACACGCTTCGAAGACTCTGCACATTTCGTAACATGAGTTGATGGACTTTCttttctgtatgtttttgttattgccTGTGGATATTCTCAtccatccaggtcatttcattctcagggtaTTGAAACGATCGCAATCAATCGTCCATTCTAAAGAAACTCAATAATTATGCCTCCAACaaataagacaaaaacacaGCCTCCTTGCCCGTTAGGCAGCTCCACTATC
The genomic region above belongs to Phyllopteryx taeniolatus isolate TA_2022b chromosome 6, UOR_Ptae_1.2, whole genome shotgun sequence and contains:
- the brd9 gene encoding bromodomain-containing protein 9 — protein: MGKKHKKHKPEWRTVDDYEDKALEKPLKLVLKVGGSEVTELSGSGHDSSYYDDRSDHERHKEKKKKKKKKSDKDKYVDDGERKRRKEEKRKKREREQNESEAAAATAVSTGVPVEPFTISKTLNIKVEPEEKKRKKEKFESEPEFEEFHPGVKVEVEHQGDRPVRACRTQHENESTPRQLLLEHFIRQLQRKDAHGFFAFPVTDAIAPNYSMIIKHPMDFSTMKDKITNNEYNTVTEFKADFKLMCDNAMVYNRPETVYYKAAKKLLHTGFKMMSKDRLLVLKRSMSFMQDMEAILGDEELAADIPPTETIPIPVESAKKSKKQPVKDMNYLFEPEGSACSLTDSTAEEHVLALVEHSADEARDRINRYMPNSKIGYLQKDTDTSLLYTVVNQLDPDAEEEETHKVDLTSLSNKLLPGLTTLGFKDDRRHKVTFLSSAYNIQSVQKNSVFPDLLPDESDLLCSAYGDETGVQCALSILDFVKGCGSVTKQWVDGLLDKMTAGDHTKATSQIRQKRNMMLKPDETKTGLCDMQMVDDTGLGESSSVLDFMSLKNYPDMSLDISMLSTLGKGVKKEPGNEDGQQHFDDADKLLQEFQEAQVDRVGSRPSSNLSSLSNASERDQHHLGSPAQSEMVHDPYEFLQSPDSESPANN